The following nucleotide sequence is from Longimicrobiaceae bacterium.
TCTCTACGCACGCCTGTGCCCGGCGCACGCCCCACCTCGAGACCGGCTTCCGGGGGTGCGCCCGGTGACCGATCTGCACTCCGACCTCCGCACGGCTAGCTCCATCGCCCGTGCCGCCGGCGCGGCGGCGATGCGCTTCTACGGCACCACCGCCTCGGTGGCCAAGGCGGACGAGTCGCCGGTGACGGCGGCCGACCACGCGGCCAACGACGTGATCGTCGCGGGCCTGCGGGAGGCCTTTCCGGGGGACGCAATCCTCTCCGAGGAGTCGAAGGATTCGGCGGAGCGCCTCTCTGCGCGCCGGGTCTGGATCGTGGACCCGCTCGACGGCACCAAGGAGTTCCTCGCGCAGAACGGCGAGTTCTCGATCATGATCGGCCTCGCCGTCGACGGCGAGGCGGTGCTGGGGGTGGTCTACCTGCCGGCGATCGACGTCCTCTACGCCGGTGCGCCAGGGGAGGGAGCGTGGGTCGAGCGCGATGGCGAGCGCGAGCCGCTCACTCGCGGCGCCGCCGATCCCGCCGCGCTGCGCCTGGTCGGCTCGCGCAGCCACGCCGAGCCGCTGGTCGAGCGGCTGCGGGAGGCGCTCGGCATCACCGACGTCGCCCCCTGCGGCTCCGTGGGGGTCAAGTGCACTCGCATCGCCCACGACCAGCGCGACCTCTACCTGCACCCCGTCCCCTACCTCAAGGAGTGGGACACCTGCGCCCCCGAGGCGATCCTTCGCGCCGCGGGCGGAACCGTCACCGACTGCCGCGGCGAATCGCTCCGCTACAACAAGCCGGATCCCCGTCAGCCGCATGGAATCTTCGCTTGTGCGCCGGGGGTGGCGGAGATGGTAATGGGGAAATGGTTGGGAATGTATGGGGAAGCGGGGGGGAAGCAGGGAGTTAGGAGTCAAGGGAGTTAGGAGTCAGGAGGGAGTGGAGTCAGGAGCCAGAAGCCAGGAGCCAGAATTGGCTCGAGCAGGTTTGTGAGCTCCTTCTAGTTGGATGTCAGCCAAGGGGCGCTTGACGCGCCCGCACGACTGAGCCGATGTCGGCGTCCGAACCTTCTGGCTCCTGGCTTCTGGCTCCCCTCCTGCCTTCCTCCAGCCCACTCCCTCCCAACTCCTATCTCCCTCAGCTCCCTCCACTCCCTGCTCCTTCCTACGGATTCTGCTCCAGATTCGAATTCAACTCCAGCTCATCCTCCGGCAGGAAATACACGATCCTCGGATGATCCGGGGGAATCAGCTGGGTGCCCGCTTCCACATTCACCCCGGGGGCGATAGGGGTCAGGTGCGAGCCGGGGTAGGTGCGTACCACGGGCCGGCCGTTGCGGAAGAGGTCGTAGGTGCGGTGACCCTCGAAGGCGAGCTCGAGGTGCCGCTCTTCCAGCACGACGTCGAGGACGGAATCGTGCCCCTTGAGGTCCCCGATCGAGTACAACCCATCGCCGGAGAGACCGGCGCGCTGCCGGATGCGGTTCACGTCCTCGAGCGCCGCGGCGTCGTTGCCCAGCTTGGCGTTGGCCTCGGCGCGGTTCAGGTACATTTCGGCGAGCCGTAGCACCACTGGCGAACTGAGGGTGACGATTCCCTCCTGACCCACGTACTTGATCACGTAGATCATGGGCACGCCGTTCCGGGTCTGAATCACCGGCCGCCCTTCCTCATCCGTGACGATATTGCCGTCGGCGTCGCGCTCGTACTGCGGATCGATGAAGGCGAGGCGTGCGTCCTCGGGGTGCTCCATCAGCTTCTCGTACAGCGGAAGCGCCATGTACATCTCCCCGTAGCCCACCCCGTCGGGCGAGCGAT
It contains:
- a CDS encoding 3'(2'),5'-bisphosphate nucleotidase CysQ, with product LYARLCPAHAPPRDRLPGVRPVTDLHSDLRTASSIARAAGAAAMRFYGTTASVAKADESPVTAADHAANDVIVAGLREAFPGDAILSEESKDSAERLSARRVWIVDPLDGTKEFLAQNGEFSIMIGLAVDGEAVLGVVYLPAIDVLYAGAPGEGAWVERDGEREPLTRGAADPAALRLVGSRSHAEPLVERLREALGITDVAPCGSVGVKCTRIAHDQRDLYLHPVPYLKEWDTCAPEAILRAAGGTVTDCRGESLRYNKPDPRQPHGIFACAPGVAEMVMGKWLGMYGEAGGKQGVRSQGS